In Nicotiana tabacum cultivar K326 chromosome 17, ASM71507v2, whole genome shotgun sequence, one DNA window encodes the following:
- the LOC107779640 gene encoding putative aquaporin NIP-type: protein MAANTEGSREDEISKLEEGVHADNICASQSNTSIGFCSSPSVVAVAQKLIAEAIGTYFIIFAGCGSVAVNKLYDGSITFPGICVTWGLIVMVMIYSLGHVSGAHFNPAVTITFTIFRRFSWKLAPLYIIAQLTGSILASGTLALLLDVTSTSYFGTVPVGSNGQSLAMEIIISFLLMFVVCGVSTDDRAIGELGGLAVGMTITLNVFVAGPISGASMNPARSIGPAIVKQVYKGLWVYIIGPVIGTLAGAFVYNLIRFTNKPLLQLVKSRSFLRS from the exons ATGGCAGCGAACACTGAAGGTAGCCGAGAAGATGAAATCTCCAAACTGGAAGAAGGTGTCCATGCAGATAATATATGTGCGTCCCAGTCTAACACTAGCATAGGATTTTGTTCATCACCTTCCGTTGTTGCTGTTGCTCAAAAG TTGATTGCAGAGGCAATTGGGACGTACTTTATTATATTTGCAGGATGTGGATCAGTAGCAGTGAATAAGCTATACGATGGGAGTATTACGTTTCCAGGGATTTGCGTGACATGGGGTCTAATTGTGATGGTTATGATTTACTCTTTGGGACACGTATCtggagctcattttaatcctgcTGTGACGATCACTTTCACTATCTTCCGTCGTTTCTCATGGAAACTG GCACCTTTGTACATAATAGCTCAACTAACGGGCTCAATTCTAGCGAGCGGCACATTAGCACTATTGTTGGACGTCACTTCCACATCTTATTTTGGCACTGTTCCAGTAGGATCTAATGGCCAATCTTTGGCTATGGAAATCATCATTTCCTTCCTCCTAATGTTCGTTGTTTGCGGAGTTTCTACAGATGATAGAGCG ATAGGAGAACTAGGTGGATTGGCAGTTGGAATGACAATAACCTTGAATGTCTTTGTTGCCGG GCCAATTTCAGGAGCATCGATGAACCCAGCAAGGAGCATTGGTCCAGCGATTGTGAAGCAAGTCTATAAAGGTCTTTGGGTGTATATAATTGGGCCAGTCATCGGAACTCTAGCGGGAGCGTTTGTATACAACTTAATTAGATTTACGAATAAACCACTTCTTCAACTAGTTAAAAGTAGATCCTTTCTTCGAAGTTAA
- the LOC107823172 gene encoding putative aquaporin NIP-type, producing MEEGAPAANILKSHSDTNTRLYSSASVVALAQKLIAEAIGAYFIIFAWCGSVAMNKLYDDESLTSPGISTTWGAVAMVMVYSLGQVSGGHFNPAVTITFTIFRHFPWKLAPLYIIAQLIGSVLAIGTLALLLDVNLKAYFEHFPKLG from the exons ATGGAAGAAGGTGCACCTGCAGCCAATATCCTTAAGTCCCACTCTGATACTAACACAAGGCTGTATTCATCAGCTTCGGTTGTTGCACTCGCACAAAAG TTGATTGCAGAGGCCATTGGCGCGTACTTCATTATATTTGCATGGTGTGGATCAGTTGCCATGAATAAGCTATACGATGATGAGAGCTTAACATCTCCAGGGATAAGCACGACATGGGGAGCAGTTGCAATGGTGATGGTTTACTCATTGGGACAAGTATCAGGAGGTCATTTTAATCCTGCTGTTACAATCACTTTCACTATCTTCCGTCACTTTCCATGGAAATTA GCACCTTTGTACATAATAGCTCAACTAATCGGCTCAGTTCTGGCAATCGGTACTTTAGCGCTACTGTTGGATGTGAATCTCAAAGCTTATTTTGAACATTTTCCTAAATTGGGTTGA
- the LOC107823171 gene encoding U-box domain-containing protein 45-like, which yields MEVGGESYTNPITTTDTCSVNRNLLLIQSDDPILKVQAAMEIRRLTKTSKRYRRYFSNAVKPLVDMLRSTNSFESKEAALLALLNLAVKDERNKLSIIDAGALGSLIGFLQSENSTLQDHATASLLTLSASSVTKPIISASCVIPLLVEVLRQVSSQAKVDAVMALYNLSTYQGNLNLILQTEAIHFIVSLLKSCKKSSKTAEKCTALIEFLVSYEEGRTALISEEGGVFAVVEVLENGSLQSREHAVGTLLTMCQSDRYKYREPILKEGVIPGLLEMTVQGTTESQTKAQILLRLLRDNPYPNSELQPDTLENIVSNIISQIDGEDQLGKTKEMLAEMVQVSMERSLRHIQQRALIRTPSDLSVSSFKKS from the exons ATGGAGGTCGGAGGTGAGAGCTACACCAACCCCATCACCACCACTGATACATGCAGCGTTAATCGGAACCTTCTTCTCATTCAATCCGATGACCCTATTTTGAAAGTTCAGGCTGCTATGGAAATTCGACGACTTACCAAGACATCCAAACGTTACCGCCGCTATTTCTCTAACGCCGTGAAACCCCTCGTTGATATGCTCCGTTCTACTAACTCCTTTGAGTCTAAAGAAGCCGCTCTCCTTGCCCTCCTCAATCTCGCTGTTAAAGACGAAAG AAACAAGTTAAGTATCATTGATGCTGGTGCCTTGGGTTCCCTCATAGGCTTTCTTCAATCAGAGAATTCAACTCTACAAGACCATGCAACGGCTTCATTGCTTACATTATCCGCTTCTTCTGTGACAAAGCCCATTATTAGTGCTTCTTGTGTCATTCCTCTACTTGTGGAAGTCCTAAGACAAGTAAGCTCACAAGCTAAGGTTGATGCAGTTATGGCTCTTTACAATCTGTCAACTTATCAAGGCAACCTAAACTTGATCCTTCAAACAGAGGCCATACATTTCATTGTTTCTCTGCTTAAATCTTGTAAAAAGTCTTCAAAAACTGCAGAGAAATGTACTGCTCTCATTGAATTCTTAGTGAGTTATGAGGAGGGTAGAACTGCATTGATATCTGAAGAAGGGGGAGTATTTGCAGTTGTAGAGGTGCTTGAAAATGGATCGCTTCAAAGCAGAGAACATGCTGTAGGAACTCTCCTAACAATGTGCCAGAGCGACCGCTATAAATACAGAGAACCAATTCTGAAAGAAGGTGTAATTCCTGGACTTCTTGAGATGACTGTTCAAGGAACAACTGAGTCTCAAACAAAAGCGCAAATACTTTTAAGGTTGCTCAGAGACAATCCTTATCCTAACTCTGAACTTCAACCTGACACATTGGAGAACATTGTTTCCAATATTATATCTCAGATAGATGGAGAGGATCAATTAGGAAAAACAAAGGAGATGCTTGCCGAAATGGTACAAGTTAGTATGGAGCGAAGTTTGAGACATATACAGCAAAGGGCACTGATACGTACTCCATCTGACCTATCTGTTTCTAGTTTCAAAAAGAGTTAG